In Humulus lupulus chromosome 6, drHumLupu1.1, whole genome shotgun sequence, a single genomic region encodes these proteins:
- the LOC133783076 gene encoding ADP-ribosylation factor 1, with amino-acid sequence MGLLFSRMFSSVFGNKEARILVLGLDNAGKTTILYRLQMGEVVSTIPTIGFNVETVQYNNIKFQVWDLGGQTSIRPYWRCYFPNTQAIIYVVDSSDTDRLVIAKEEFHAILEEEELRGAVVLIFANKQDLPGALDDAAITEALELHKIKNRQWSIFKTSAIKGEGLFEGLDWLSNTLKSGSG; translated from the exons ATGGGTTTATTGTTCAGTCGGATGTTCTCTTCGGTTTTTGGCAATAAAGAAGCTCGGATCCTTGTCCTCGGCCTCGACAATGCCGGAAAAACCACCATTCTTT ATCGGCTTCAGATGGGGGAAGTTGTCTCCACCATTCCAA CAATTGGATTCAATGTTGAAACAGTTCAGTATAACAACATCAAATTCCAAGTCTGGGATCTGG GTGGACAAACAAGTAtcag GCCATATTGGAGATGCTATTTTCCAAACACCCAAGCCATAATCTATGTCGTTGATTCCAGTGACACTGATAGACTGGTAATAGCTAAAGAGGAATTTCATGCAATTTTGGAG GAGGAAGAATTAAGAGGTGCAGTTGTTCTCATTTTTGCAAATAAGCAG GATCTTCCTGGTGCACTAGATGATGCTGCAATCACTGAGGCTTTGGAGTTGCACAAGATTAAGAACCGCCAATGGTCTATTTTTAAAACTTCTGCCATTAAAGGGGAAGGTCTCTTTGAGGGCTTGGACTG GTTGAGCAATACACTGAAATCTGGAAGTGGCTAA